A window of Candidatus Latescibacterota bacterium contains these coding sequences:
- the hypD gene encoding hydrogenase formation protein HypD: MMDENFFDSFHDPVIAGPMAESLISLKPTRPLTLMHVCGTHEHSLAKAGIRSMLPTGLRLVAGPGCPVCVCPASDISLAVQAASLPDVTLATFGDMFRVPSGETTLELLKARGADVRVVYSPLDALSIAMEDPDKEVVFMAVGFETTIAPIAAALRTVSVPNFSVITSLRLVPPALEFLLERSEGALDGFILPGHVSIVLGREGYSFLEDAGIPGVISGFEPVDMLQGILELARMVEAGPPFKTANLYRRVVTEEGNRKARELIESVFTVSDSNWRGIGTIPGSGLRLREEYSRFDAVEKMNLSPDPNAVDVMPGCICHKVILGEAESEDCPLFGTGCTPRMPVGPCMVSSEGTCRARYQYRQV; encoded by the coding sequence ATGATGGATGAAAACTTCTTCGACTCTTTCCACGATCCGGTCATAGCGGGCCCGATGGCCGAAAGCCTGATCTCGCTCAAGCCGACCAGACCTCTGACTCTGATGCATGTCTGCGGTACCCATGAACATTCTCTGGCCAAAGCTGGAATAAGGTCCATGCTGCCGACTGGATTGAGGCTTGTCGCCGGTCCCGGATGTCCGGTATGTGTGTGTCCAGCTTCTGATATCTCGCTGGCTGTTCAGGCAGCGAGTCTCCCTGATGTGACTCTTGCGACATTCGGTGATATGTTCAGGGTTCCCTCAGGGGAAACGACACTGGAACTTCTCAAAGCGCGGGGCGCAGATGTGAGGGTCGTATATTCTCCCCTGGACGCATTATCTATCGCTATGGAAGATCCGGACAAAGAAGTGGTCTTTATGGCTGTCGGGTTCGAGACTACGATAGCTCCGATAGCCGCTGCGCTACGTACTGTTTCTGTGCCGAATTTCTCGGTGATCACATCGCTCAGGCTCGTTCCTCCAGCACTGGAGTTTCTTCTGGAAAGATCTGAGGGAGCACTGGATGGCTTTATTCTTCCAGGTCACGTCAGTATCGTGCTCGGCAGGGAGGGATATTCTTTCCTCGAGGATGCAGGTATTCCCGGAGTAATATCCGGATTCGAGCCTGTCGATATGCTGCAGGGGATACTGGAGTTGGCCAGGATGGTCGAAGCCGGGCCACCTTTCAAGACGGCGAATCTATACAGGAGAGTGGTCACAGAGGAAGGCAACCGAAAAGCCAGGGAGTTGATAGAAAGTGTATTTACAGTCTCTGATTCGAATTGGAGAGGCATTGGTACAATACCTGGATCGGGCCTGAGGTTGAGGGAAGAGTACTCCCGGTTCGATGCCGTAGAGAAAATGAATCTCAGTCCCGACCCGAACGCGGTGGATGTCATGCCCGGGTGCATATGCCACAAGGTTATACTCGGTGAGGCCGAATCGGAAGATTGCCCTTTGTTCGGGACAGGATGCACGCCGAGGATGCCTGTAGGCCCCTGCATGGTGTCGAGCGAGGGAACATGCCGTGCGAGGTACCAGTACAGGCAGGTCTGA
- the hypB gene encoding hydrogenase nickel incorporation protein HypB, with product MMMHQINMGDDLRERNREIAAENSTMLKKHGVVSVNIMSAPGAGKTSLLVASIPGLIEKYRVAVIEGDLQTSRDAERIAALDIDVYQIETGGVCHLDASMVHSALHQLDLDNIDMLLVENVGNLVCPAEFDIGVDAKVMLLSITEGDDKPKKYPLMFHESDLLIMNKIDLAPYVDFDIEKAKDEARDINPSIDIIEISCRTGQGIQDWVDWMVRLCEERMS from the coding sequence ATGATGATGCACCAGATAAATATGGGTGACGACCTCAGGGAGAGGAACAGGGAGATCGCGGCAGAGAATTCGACCATGTTGAAGAAACACGGCGTCGTGTCGGTCAACATTATGAGCGCACCCGGCGCAGGGAAGACATCTCTGCTCGTCGCTTCCATCCCCGGGCTTATAGAGAAGTACAGGGTTGCGGTCATAGAGGGAGATCTGCAGACGAGCCGTGACGCGGAGCGCATTGCTGCGCTTGATATCGATGTCTACCAGATCGAGACTGGGGGGGTGTGTCATCTTGACGCATCCATGGTCCATTCCGCGCTACATCAGCTCGATCTTGACAATATCGATATGCTTCTTGTCGAAAATGTCGGAAACCTGGTCTGTCCCGCAGAATTCGATATAGGAGTGGATGCGAAGGTGATGCTTCTAAGTATTACAGAAGGTGACGACAAGCCGAAGAAATATCCTTTGATGTTTCACGAATCCGACCTGCTTATAATGAACAAGATCGACCTTGCTCCCTACGTGGATTTCGATATCGAGAAGGCGAAGGATGAGGCGAGGGACATAAATCCATCGATTGATATTATCGAGATCTCCTGCAGAACGGGACAGGGGATACAGGACTGGGTCGACTGGATGGTCCGCCTGTGTGAAGAAAGGATGAGTTAA
- a CDS encoding HypC/HybG/HupF family hydrogenase formation chaperone, whose translation MCLAIPMRIMEMEGDKAVVEAGGIRKEVRLDLIDSAEMGDYVLIHTGYAIEKLDKTEALETLELIKQVYRAGMTHDPESGSGS comes from the coding sequence ATGTGTCTGGCCATCCCCATGCGAATTATGGAAATGGAAGGTGACAAGGCGGTCGTAGAGGCCGGAGGGATCAGAAAAGAGGTTCGTCTTGATCTGATCGACAGTGCGGAGATGGGAGATTATGTCCTGATACATACAGGATACGCGATAGAGAAACTGGATAAAACGGAAGCTCTTGAGACGCTGGAGCTGATCAAACAGGTATACAGGGCTGGGATGACACACGACCCGGAGAGCGGGAGCGGATCATGA
- the hypA gene encoding hydrogenase maturation nickel metallochaperone HypA — translation MHEVSLMQNLLRMVGVAASKQGDGPVTEIHLRIGKMAGVNRDSLNFSFDILVKGTIAENAILVIEDIPFNVHCQDCGSDFNPEDFTLRCPECGGTSIEITSGREMEIDYILVDDESDNPESRDKVENTGG, via the coding sequence ATGCATGAAGTCTCACTCATGCAGAATCTTCTCAGGATGGTCGGAGTCGCGGCATCGAAACAGGGAGATGGTCCTGTCACGGAGATACATCTCCGAATCGGGAAGATGGCTGGAGTAAACAGGGACTCTCTGAATTTCTCTTTCGATATCCTCGTGAAGGGAACGATTGCCGAGAACGCAATTCTCGTAATTGAAGATATTCCATTCAACGTTCATTGCCAGGATTGCGGTAGCGATTTCAATCCGGAAGATTTTACTTTGAGATGCCCTGAGTGCGGCGGGACTAGCATAGAGATCACATCGGGGAGAGAGATGGAGATAGATTATATTCTGGTAGATGATGAATCGGATAATCCGGAAAGCCGTGATAAGGTGGAAAACACAGGGGGATGA